The Paenibacillus dendritiformis region TTGCAGGACGTGATTCAGCATTCGGGTACTGCCGAGCTGGTAACTAAAGTTGGCAGAAAATTTTTAGAATCCCCTCGTGACGATAGTCACGCCTTGGTGGAACGGCTTTATGACTTCGCGGGCCACGTTGAAAATAAGGAGATTCAATTCGCTCTATATCAACTCATTGTTGACTACTCTCGCGATCACGGCATTATGCCTTTTTTGGCAAGAGGTTTATTCCAGGTGTATCTTATCGAGAGGGACGACTTCACCAAGCTCAGATCCGTTTACGATAGCGGCAAGCATATCGTTCAGTATGTTCAATTTTTAACCTGCGAAGACAGAGTCACTTTGTATTACAAACTATCGATTCATGCGTTCAATTTATTTCTGTACCGGCAAAGCATCGAGCTCGGCCTCCAAGTTCTTCGCGAAGCAGTGCCGGATAATTTATTCTACGTAAATGCGCTTGGCATCTTGGCTGACTCTTATTTCTATATTGAGGACTACGAAAAGTCGGAATATTACTTACGCCTCTATACCCAATATGATTACCCTCACATCAAGACGAACTCAGTGCTAATGGGAGCATTGCTCAACTCGAAAAAGGGGAATACCGATGTCGCTGTGACAATGCTTACATCTTTTCTGAAAACGTGCTGCCGAGATGCCGCTCTTCCGGCAATCAATCAGTTAATGCAAATCTATTTGTGGGACAATCGGTTAGATGAAGCAGAACAAGTGCTTGCCTACCCAATATGTCCCCAATCCATCAGCACGAACAATCCTTACCTCATCTCCCGGCTAGCCGAGTATTATTTTCATCGAGCCGAATATTTCATTACAGTTTGCGACATCCAAAAAGGAGTATCAGATCTACAAAAAAGTGCATGTTTCTTTTCTAAGGTTAATGATATTGACAATGAAAAAGAATGCATAACTAAAATAGAAAATTTACATGATACACTACTAGCCAAAGTCAAGGAGCTTAAACAAAAATTAATCCACATCGCCAATCAAAAAGGGAAACTTACGGATGACGAAGTCGTTCAGATTAGCCAACAGCTAGATATTTACATACTTGAGCTGCAAAAGTATTATATAGCACAACAAGAAAAAGTCATAGCTAGAAGGAGCAGCTAGGTTCAGGGAAAGGCTTGGTAAGTATACAACTTGTGGGGTAGTCAAATGGCAAACGAATTAATCCAAGCGTTGCAACGATGGGATAGCTGTTCCTAAAACCATAAACTCAGTCATGGGTCATATCATTGAATATGGGGAGAAGGTGCTTAACGGATGGCACAACTACTGTCCATTGGGGAGATAATACAATGCTACAGACGCAATAGAGGCATGACGCAAACACAATTGTCAGAGCTGACAGGCATACATAAAGGGACCATCTCCAAAATTGAAAACGGTGACGTGAAAAGACCAAAATATAAGACCATCCGTCCGCTTGCAGAAACATTGCAGATCCCGCTAGAGACTTGGGTCGAACTGCACATCACCGTGGATAAGAGGGCGGACACCCTCCTCTTCGTGTTGCAGGACGTGATTCAGCATTCGGGTACTGCCGATTTTCGGGGGGTGAGTCTTTTTTTGCTTTCTTAGAGTAATAATGGCCCGAAAAAGTTCTATTCATACATTTTGAAAGGGCTGTCGTGCTTACTTCAGCTGGTAACTAAAGTTGGCAGAAAATTTTTAGAATCCCCTCGTGACGATAGTCACGCCTTGGTGGAACGGCTTTATGACTTCGCGGGCCACGTTGAAAATAAGGAGATTCAATTCGCTCTATATCAACTCATTGTTGACTATTCGCGCGACCATGGCATCATGCCCTTTCTGGCCAGGGGATTACTTCAGGTGTACCTTATCGAACGGGACGACTTCACCAGGCTCAGATCTGTTTACGAGAGCGGCAGGCATATTGTTCAGTACGCCCAATTTTTAACCCTAGAAGACCGAATCGTTATGTATTACAAACTATCGATTCATGCGTTCAATTTATTTCTGTATCGGCAAAGCATCGAGCTCGGCCACCAAGTTCTTCGAGAGGCAGCTCCAGACAACTGGTTTTACATTAATGCGCTTGGCATAATTCGTGATTCTTACTTCTATATAGAGAACTACGAAAAGTCTGAATATTACTCACGACTCTATTCACAATACGACTATCCTCACATCAAGAGATATTCAATTCTTATGACAGCATCGCTCAACGCAAAAAAGGGAAAGACCGAAGTAGCTATCGAACAGTTGACATCATTTCTGAAAACATGCAATCAGGATGATGCCCTTCTGGCATTGAATCAATTAATGAAAATATATTTGCGGGAAAATCGATTGGAAGAAACGGAACAACTGCTTTCATATCCAGTATGCCCGCAATCTATCAGTACGAACAACCCCAATATCATCTCGCAACTTGCCAAATACTATTTTCATCGAGCCGAATATTACATTACAGTTGGCGACATTCAAAAAGGAGTATCAGATCTGCTAGAAAGTGCATGGTACTTCTCTAAGGTGAATGATACTGACAATGAAAAGGAATGCAAAAACAAATTAGAAAATTTAAATGATGCACTGTTGGCCAAAGTCAAAGAACTTAAACAAAAATTAATCCACATTGCCAGTCAAAAAGGCAAACTTACCGATGACGAAGTTGTTCAGATTAGCCAACAGCTAGATATTTACATACTTGAGCTGCAAAAGTATTATATAAAACAACAAGAAAAGGACATAGCTAGAAGGAGCAGCTAGGTTCCGTGCAATGGACTCATAAGTAAATAAGATGAGGTGGTCTGATGACACACGAGTTAATCCAAGCGTTGCAGCGATTAAAAGAAAAGGAATGGGTTGATCTGACGCATACGTTCGGTCCGGACTCGCCTCATTTTTCCGCTTTTGCCGATGCCCAGTTCACGACCTTATTCAACCATGATGACAGATTTTTTGCGCAGAGCTTTACCTTCCCCGGACAGTACGGAACGCATTTGGATGCTCCCATTCATTTTGTTCGGAATACTCGTTATTTGGAAGAGCTGGATTTGAAGGAATTGGTCCTGCCTCTGGTCGTTATCGACAAGTCCAAAGAAGCGAAAGCGAACCATGACTATACGCTCAGCGTAGAAGACATTTTGCAATTTGAAGCGGAGCACGGCACCATCGAGGCAGGCTCCTTCGTCGCGCTGCGAACCGATTGGAGCAAGCGCTGGCCGGATAAAGACGCCTTCAATAACAAAGATGCGGATGGCAACAACCATGCACCGGGCTGGTCGCTGGCCGCGCTTCAATTTTTATTCCAGGAAAGAAAAATCAAAGCAATCGGCCATGAAACGTTCGATACGGACGCGAGCGTGGACTATCAAAAGAATGGCGCCCTGTTAGCCGAGTATTACGTGCTCGAACAAGACGCCTACCAAGTCGAGCTCATGAAGAATCTGGATAAAGTGCCGGCCACAGGCGCCATCATCTTTAACATTGTGCCCAAGCCGGAGAAAGCATCCGGATTTCCGGTGCGGTCCTTCGCCATCTTGCCCTAAGCGCAAAAAACACGCCGTCATCACGCGAGCGTGTTTTTCTATTGGTTAAGCCAAGCAGCCGCATGCCCTTATATCATAGCCTGCCCAGCACTGCATGACTTCGGAGTGCTCCATCCGTTCTTTATAGTCGGAGCAAGACTCTCTGATAAATTATCTGTTATTTTATTTATTCTTTTAATATTTTTTGGACCGCTGGTCTTAATACTATAAAAATAAGATAGCCTAGTAAACCTCCAATTGTGTTTGTAATCAAATCAGTCACATCAAAAGTTCTTGAATGTAAGCCTCCCCACCACGCACTTAGTAACTGAGAAGATTCAATGATTAAGCTAAAAAGAAAAGTCAATGCAACCGTACTGAGAACACCTTTTTTCTTAGAGATGGGATATAGAAATCCAAATGGCATCATCATCATTACATTTAAAAGAAGTTCTCTAGCCGCCCCACTGTAATTTGCCATTAAATCTCTAAAAGGAATAAAATTCGCCGTTTCCATAAACAAATTATTCGTTCCGCCAAAGGGTAAGGTGAATGGCATTAACGTAACAAATAAGACCATTATAATATAAACGTATATTATTGAATTCAGGATTAAATGCTTTTTTGATTTTTTACTCCATTTCCTATAAAAAAACAAAACATAAATGAATGCTAACAAAATAAAATCAAGAAGATAGTTCATTGCCCAACTCTCCTCGTTACTAGCTTTTCAACCCCTCGGATTTTTTGCTAAGAGAGTGATTGAATAAGCCAGCTTTCCGCGTCTTCTCTGGATGCAAAAACCCCAAACTGGTTGCTGCGATTGGATTCGGTGACCATTTCCTTAAACCTGCCTTTATTCACCGATGGATCGGGAATGACGACGGCCGTCTTAACACTGTAGGTGATAAATTTTTGCATCATTCTTCCCGCTACGCCTGTTCTCAGGTTGAAAAAGTCCTCCGACAGCGCCTCCCCATGCAGCATCAGAAAATCGAGATCATGTTCTCTGCACAACGCAACCAGATCCACGGCATCCTGCTCTGTGCTTAGCGGGGTTGGGCCAGAGATCAATTCGATATACTTTTTCGTTCCGTTCTCCACAATTTTATAGTTCATTTCGTTCTCTCCTCCATTTGTTTGTTCTGTCATCGAGTTCCTTGCGAATGCCTTGCACCCATTTCAGTTCGTTCTGATAGAAGGACAGCTGGTTTTCGGCAATTTTATCCCACAAAAAGCTTTCCCGCTCGTTTCGATTGGGCGCCTGAACTCCACGCTTCATTTTTTCCTGCTGGTATATAAGCTGCATGTTGATTCTGCTTTCATATCGATCCAGCATTTCATGCAATTCCTCGTCGCTCAGTTGGTCTGCCCACGCCAATTGAATAAGGAACGTGTTCTTGAGCTCGGGAACTTCGGGTTCTTCAAGAACCCATTCTTTCAATCTCGCCAGCCCTTCCTCGGTAATACTGTAAATTTTCTTGGATGGAGAGCTTTCCTGATGCTTAACCTCGTTCGTCACCAAGCCATCATTCAAGAGCTGAACAAGGGACTTGTAGATCTGATTGTTGTTGCCGGACCAATACATCGCGGAAGAGTCTTCAAAAATCTTTTTTAGCTCATATCCTGTAGCGGGTTTCCAGCTAAGAAGCCCCAGTATGGCATACTTGATTGACATAAAGCCACCTCATTAGGTTACTTGTAACATAGGTTAATAGTAACCTATATAGCTCGTCATGTAAACATGGAATATGCAATAGTTATCGTATTCGCGCTTTGCAAGTTATGAGTATAGCTTCAACGTCTCGTAAACGGCATCTTCAAATTTTGCGAAATCCAGCTTCACCGCCACCTCTGCATTGGGTTTTTCCCCCGTAATGCCAAAGTAATCGCACAGTGTTCGCCCATAGCATGCCTCGCTTCTCAGTTCAACTGCCACATGCATAGGCTTGGTTTGAATAATGGATGGGTCCATCAGGTAGATCAATGTCGTTGGATCATGCAGCGGCGGGCCCTCCCAGCCGTATATTTCCTTCTGCCTTCCCCCCACCCAAGACATAATTTCAATGAAAAGCTTAGAGGCTTTATTATTCAGACTGGCAATACGGTCCATCATGCTTTTTACAACCAACGCTTGGCGGGTAAGGTCAAGCCCAATCATAACGATCGGTCTGCCGCATGTAACAACAACATGTGCCGCATCCGGGTCCGCATAAATATTAAACTCTGCCGCCGGGGTTACGTTTCCAAGCT contains the following coding sequences:
- a CDS encoding XRE family transcriptional regulator, translated to MAQLLSIGELIQCYRRNRGMTLSQLSELTGINKETLSKIENGDVKRPEYKTIHPLADTLQIPLETLVDLHITRDKRADTLLFVLQDVIQHSGTAELVTKVGRKFLESPRDDSHALVERLYDFAGHVENKEIQFALYQLIVDYSRDHGIMPFLARGLFQVYLIERDDFTKLRSVYDSGKHIVQYVQFLTCEDRVTLYYKLSIHAFNLFLYRQSIELGLQVLREAVPDNLFYVNALGILADSYFYIEDYEKSEYYLRLYTQYDYPHIKTNSVLMGALLNSKKGNTDVAVTMLTSFLKTCCRDAALPAINQLMQIYLWDNRLDEAEQVLAYPICPQSISTNNPYLISRLAEYYFHRAEYFITVCDIQKGVSDLQKSACFFSKVNDIDNEKECITKIENLHDTLLAKVKELKQKLIHIANQKGKLTDDEVVQISQQLDIYILELQKYYIAQQEKVIARRSS
- a CDS encoding helix-turn-helix domain-containing protein, producing MAQLLSIGEIIQCYRRNRGMTQTQLSELTGIHKGTISKIENGDVKRPKYKTIRPLAETLQIPLETWVELHITVDKRADTLLFVLQDVIQHSGTADFRGVSLFLLS
- a CDS encoding aspartyl-phosphate phosphatase Spo0E family protein — protein: MKGLSCLLQLVTKVGRKFLESPRDDSHALVERLYDFAGHVENKEIQFALYQLIVDYSRDHGIMPFLARGLLQVYLIERDDFTRLRSVYESGRHIVQYAQFLTLEDRIVMYYKLSIHAFNLFLYRQSIELGHQVLREAAPDNWFYINALGIIRDSYFYIENYEKSEYYSRLYSQYDYPHIKRYSILMTASLNAKKGKTEVAIEQLTSFLKTCNQDDALLALNQLMKIYLRENRLEETEQLLSYPVCPQSISTNNPNIISQLAKYYFHRAEYYITVGDIQKGVSDLLESAWYFSKVNDTDNEKECKNKLENLNDALLAKVKELKQKLIHIASQKGKLTDDEVVQISQQLDIYILELQKYYIKQQEKDIARRSS
- a CDS encoding cyclase family protein, with product MTHELIQALQRLKEKEWVDLTHTFGPDSPHFSAFADAQFTTLFNHDDRFFAQSFTFPGQYGTHLDAPIHFVRNTRYLEELDLKELVLPLVVIDKSKEAKANHDYTLSVEDILQFEAEHGTIEAGSFVALRTDWSKRWPDKDAFNNKDADGNNHAPGWSLAALQFLFQERKIKAIGHETFDTDASVDYQKNGALLAEYYVLEQDAYQVELMKNLDKVPATGAIIFNIVPKPEKASGFPVRSFAILP
- a CDS encoding VanZ family protein, whose translation is MNYLLDFILLAFIYVLFFYRKWSKKSKKHLILNSIIYVYIIMVLFVTLMPFTLPFGGTNNLFMETANFIPFRDLMANYSGAARELLLNVMMMMPFGFLYPISKKKGVLSTVALTFLFSLIIESSQLLSAWWGGLHSRTFDVTDLITNTIGGLLGYLIFIVLRPAVQKILKE
- a CDS encoding DUF4180 domain-containing protein; the encoded protein is MNYKIVENGTKKYIELISGPTPLSTEQDAVDLVALCREHDLDFLMLHGEALSEDFFNLRTGVAGRMMQKFITYSVKTAVVIPDPSVNKGRFKEMVTESNRSNQFGVFASREDAESWLIQSLS
- a CDS encoding PadR family transcriptional regulator — encoded protein: MSIKYAILGLLSWKPATGYELKKIFEDSSAMYWSGNNNQIYKSLVQLLNDGLVTNEVKHQESSPSKKIYSITEEGLARLKEWVLEEPEVPELKNTFLIQLAWADQLSDEELHEMLDRYESRINMQLIYQQEKMKRGVQAPNRNERESFLWDKIAENQLSFYQNELKWVQGIRKELDDRTNKWRRERNEL